In one window of Paraburkholderia phymatum STM815 DNA:
- a CDS encoding L-iditol 2-dehydrogenase yields MTARLQGKVAILTGAASGIGEAVARRYLEEGAHCVLVDVKPASDFAHALRESDGDRVLTLSADVTKRDDIGRIVEQTVQRFGQIDILFNNAALFDMRPLLDESWDIFDKLFAVNVKGMFFLMQAVAQRMVEQGHGGKIVNMSSQAGRRGEALVSHYCATKAAVLSYTQSAALALAPHQINVNGIAPGVVDTPMWDQVDALFARYENRPLGEKKRLVGEAVPLGRMGLPADLTGAALFLASSDADYITAQTLNVDGGNWMS; encoded by the coding sequence GTGACAGCCCGACTGCAAGGCAAGGTGGCGATTCTCACGGGCGCGGCGAGCGGTATCGGAGAGGCGGTGGCCCGGCGGTATCTGGAAGAGGGCGCGCACTGCGTACTGGTGGACGTGAAGCCGGCGAGCGATTTCGCGCACGCGCTACGCGAATCGGACGGCGATCGCGTGCTGACCCTGAGCGCAGACGTGACGAAGCGTGACGACATCGGGCGCATCGTTGAGCAAACGGTGCAGCGTTTCGGCCAGATCGATATTCTCTTCAACAACGCGGCGCTGTTCGACATGCGGCCGCTCCTCGACGAATCCTGGGACATCTTCGACAAGCTCTTCGCGGTCAACGTGAAAGGCATGTTCTTTCTGATGCAGGCCGTCGCGCAGCGCATGGTCGAGCAGGGCCACGGTGGCAAGATCGTCAACATGTCGTCGCAGGCGGGCCGCCGCGGCGAGGCGCTTGTGTCGCATTACTGCGCGACCAAGGCTGCCGTGCTCAGTTATACGCAGTCGGCCGCGCTCGCGCTCGCGCCGCACCAGATCAACGTGAACGGCATCGCACCGGGCGTCGTCGATACGCCAATGTGGGACCAGGTCGATGCGCTCTTCGCGCGTTACGAAAACCGGCCGCTCGGCGAGAAGAAGCGTCTCGTCGGTGAAGCGGTGCCGCTGGGCAGAATGGGACTGCCCGCGGATCTGACGGGGGCGGCGCTGTTCCTCGCATCGTCCGATGCGGATTACATCACCGCGCAAACCCTGAATGTCGACGGCGGCAACTGGATGAGCTGA
- a CDS encoding metal ABC transporter permease yields the protein MFEYDFMVNAFAASGIVAVLSGIVGYFLVMRGQTFAGHALSHVGFTGATGAVLIGISPIWGMIGFTLAAGVGMGALGEKLAGRDVAIGVILSLALGFGLLFLHFFTAYATQVTALLFGNVLGVSSSTLAVLAALGVVSLIALAAIMRPLLFASLQPELAEAKGVSLRLVSVLFLAIAALAVAACTQIVGVLLVFTLMVGPAAAAQNLSTRLSVGLVLAALLALAQAWIGVTLAFYTDWPTSFWITLLAALVYGASLLVQHARR from the coding sequence ATGTTTGAATACGATTTCATGGTGAACGCCTTCGCGGCGTCGGGGATTGTGGCCGTGCTGTCGGGCATCGTCGGGTACTTCCTCGTGATGCGCGGGCAGACCTTCGCGGGGCACGCGTTGTCTCACGTCGGCTTCACGGGCGCAACGGGCGCGGTGCTGATCGGTATTTCGCCGATCTGGGGGATGATAGGCTTCACGCTCGCGGCGGGCGTCGGCATGGGCGCGCTCGGCGAAAAGCTGGCGGGCCGCGATGTGGCCATCGGCGTGATCCTGTCGCTCGCGCTTGGCTTCGGCCTTCTGTTTCTGCACTTCTTCACCGCCTATGCGACGCAGGTCACGGCGCTGCTGTTCGGCAACGTGCTCGGCGTCAGTTCGTCGACGCTCGCCGTGCTTGCCGCGCTTGGCGTCGTCAGTCTGATCGCGCTGGCCGCAATCATGCGCCCGTTGCTGTTTGCTTCGCTGCAGCCCGAGCTGGCGGAAGCGAAAGGGGTGTCGCTGCGGCTCGTGTCGGTGCTGTTTCTCGCGATCGCGGCGCTCGCCGTCGCCGCATGCACGCAGATCGTCGGCGTGCTGCTCGTGTTTACATTGATGGTCGGACCGGCCGCCGCCGCGCAAAACCTGTCGACGCGGCTCTCTGTCGGACTCGTGCTCGCTGCGCTGCTCGCACTCGCGCAGGCGTGGATCGGCGTGACGCTCGCCTTCTATACCGACTGGCCGACGAGCTTCTGGATCACGCTGCTCGCGGCGCTGGTATACGGCGCGAGTCTGCTGGTGCAACATGCGCGCAGATAG
- a CDS encoding Fur family transcriptional regulator, whose amino-acid sequence MTRSSRLHSAVAGDQAARLAHKLARADALAAERGLALTTLRRQVYTLIAESERPVGAYDLLAALEPQRGRVPPTTVYRAIEFLVEHGFVHRIESKNAFFACCQMGEPHQSQFLMCDACGETVEIPGDRLAAQLSRSAPAQGFEVHHQVVELSGLCAACKHGHA is encoded by the coding sequence ATGACCCGCTCGTCCCGTCTTCATTCCGCCGTTGCCGGCGATCAGGCGGCGCGGCTCGCGCATAAGCTGGCGCGAGCCGATGCGCTCGCCGCCGAGCGCGGTCTCGCGCTGACGACCCTGCGCCGCCAGGTCTACACGCTGATCGCAGAGAGCGAGCGCCCCGTCGGCGCGTACGATCTGCTCGCCGCGCTGGAACCGCAACGCGGCCGCGTGCCGCCGACGACCGTCTATCGCGCGATCGAATTCCTCGTCGAGCATGGCTTCGTGCATCGGATCGAATCGAAGAACGCATTTTTCGCGTGCTGCCAGATGGGCGAGCCACATCAGAGCCAGTTCCTCATGTGCGACGCATGCGGCGAAACCGTCGAGATTCCCGGCGACAGGCTGGCCGCGCAGTTGTCGCGCAGCGCGCCCGCCCAGGGATTCGAGGTGCATCACCAGGTCGTCGAGTTGAGCGGACTGTGCGCCGCCTGCAAGCACGGCCACGCCTGA
- a CDS encoding metal ABC transporter solute-binding protein, Zn/Mn family translates to MKKNNSMWKLLTRAVASTLFAVAFGQAAHAQDAKITVVAAENFYGDVAQQLGGDRVEVTSILSNPDQDPHLFEASPKTARALQHANLVVYNGADYDPWMVKLLSASKNDRRKTIVAAELVGKKSGDNPHLWYDPSTMRAVARAVSAALASADPSHKAAYDANLAKFLGSLKPIDDKVAALRSQYAHVSVTATEPVFGYMSDAIGVDMRNQRFQLAAMNGTEASASDIAAFERDLREQRVRVLIYNSQATEALTRHMLKLAQQSHVPTVSVTETQPAGQSYQQWMLAQLDALGNALAASNLSSTNKGKTP, encoded by the coding sequence ATGAAGAAGAACAATTCGATGTGGAAGCTTCTGACGCGCGCCGTCGCATCGACGCTGTTTGCTGTCGCTTTCGGCCAGGCCGCGCATGCGCAGGACGCGAAAATTACCGTCGTCGCGGCGGAGAATTTCTATGGCGACGTCGCGCAGCAACTGGGCGGCGACCGCGTCGAAGTGACGAGCATTCTCAGCAATCCGGATCAGGATCCACATCTGTTCGAAGCGAGCCCGAAGACGGCTCGCGCGTTGCAGCATGCGAACCTTGTCGTCTACAACGGCGCCGACTACGATCCCTGGATGGTGAAACTGCTGAGCGCATCGAAGAACGACAGGCGCAAAACGATCGTCGCAGCGGAACTCGTCGGCAAGAAGAGCGGCGACAACCCGCACCTGTGGTACGACCCGTCGACGATGCGCGCCGTTGCGCGTGCGGTGAGCGCGGCGCTCGCGTCGGCTGATCCTTCGCACAAGGCGGCGTATGATGCGAACCTCGCGAAGTTTCTCGGCTCGCTCAAGCCAATCGACGACAAGGTTGCGGCGCTGCGCAGTCAGTACGCGCACGTGAGCGTGACGGCAACGGAGCCGGTGTTCGGCTACATGTCGGATGCAATCGGCGTCGACATGCGAAACCAGCGCTTCCAGCTGGCCGCGATGAACGGTACGGAAGCGAGCGCGTCGGATATCGCCGCGTTCGAGCGCGATCTTCGCGAGCAACGTGTGCGCGTTCTCATCTATAACAGCCAGGCAACCGAGGCTCTGACCCGACACATGCTGAAACTCGCGCAGCAATCGCATGTGCCGACGGTGAGCGTGACGGAGACGCAACCCGCCGGCCAGAGCTACCAGCAATGGATGCTGGCGCAACTCGATGCGCTCGGCAACGCGCTCGCCGCAAGCAACCTCAGCAGCACGAACAAGGGAAAGACTCCATGA
- a CDS encoding ABC transporter substrate-binding protein yields MKPTCKPALNAFGAAALACAAFGANAATVTIATLNNPDMIELKKLSPAFEKANPDIKLNWVILEENVLRQRATTDITTGSGQFDVMTIGAYETPQWGKRGWLTPLTDLPADYDLNDVVKTARDGLSYNGSLYALPFYVESSMTYYRKDLFAAKGLKMPDNPTYDQIAQFADKLTDKSAGTYGICLRGKAGWGENMAYVTTLVNTFGGRWFDEKWHAQLTTPEWKKAVSFYVDLLKKDGPPGASSNGFNENLTLMSSGKCAMWIDATVAAGMLYNKQQSQIADKVGFAAAPTQATPNGSHWLWAWALAIPKSSKQTDAAKKFITWATSKQYIELAAKDEGWASVPPGTRQSTYARPEYKQAAPFADFVLKAIETADPTHPTAKPVPYTGVQFVGIPEFQSFGTVVGQSISGAVAGQMSVDQALAAGNATADRAVKQAGYQK; encoded by the coding sequence ATGAAGCCCACCTGCAAACCCGCGCTCAACGCATTCGGCGCCGCGGCGCTCGCGTGCGCTGCTTTCGGCGCCAACGCGGCGACCGTGACGATCGCGACATTGAACAACCCGGACATGATCGAGCTGAAGAAGCTGTCGCCGGCATTCGAGAAAGCGAATCCCGACATCAAGCTCAACTGGGTGATTCTGGAAGAAAACGTGCTGCGTCAGCGCGCGACGACGGACATCACGACGGGCAGCGGCCAGTTCGACGTGATGACCATCGGCGCGTATGAAACGCCGCAATGGGGCAAGCGCGGCTGGCTCACGCCGCTCACGGATCTGCCCGCCGATTACGATCTGAACGACGTCGTGAAGACGGCGCGCGACGGTCTTTCTTACAACGGCTCGCTGTACGCGCTGCCCTTCTACGTCGAAAGCTCGATGACGTATTACCGCAAGGATCTGTTCGCGGCGAAGGGCCTGAAGATGCCCGATAACCCGACCTACGACCAGATCGCCCAGTTCGCCGACAAGCTCACCGACAAATCCGCGGGCACCTACGGCATCTGCCTGCGCGGCAAGGCCGGCTGGGGCGAGAACATGGCCTACGTGACGACGCTCGTGAACACCTTCGGCGGACGCTGGTTCGACGAAAAGTGGCACGCGCAGCTGACCACACCGGAATGGAAGAAGGCGGTGTCGTTCTACGTCGATCTGTTGAAGAAGGACGGTCCTCCCGGAGCCAGCTCGAACGGTTTCAACGAAAACCTCACGCTGATGTCGTCGGGCAAGTGTGCGATGTGGATCGACGCGACGGTCGCGGCCGGCATGCTTTATAACAAGCAGCAATCGCAGATCGCTGACAAGGTCGGCTTCGCGGCTGCACCCACGCAAGCAACGCCGAACGGCTCGCACTGGCTGTGGGCGTGGGCGCTGGCAATTCCGAAGTCGTCGAAGCAGACCGATGCGGCCAAGAAGTTCATCACGTGGGCGACGTCGAAGCAGTACATCGAACTCGCCGCGAAGGATGAAGGCTGGGCATCGGTGCCGCCGGGTACGCGTCAGTCGACGTATGCACGCCCTGAATACAAGCAGGCCGCGCCGTTCGCCGACTTCGTGCTGAAGGCCATCGAAACAGCCGATCCGACGCATCCGACGGCAAAGCCCGTGCCGTACACGGGCGTGCAGTTCGTCGGTATTCCCGAGTTCCAGTCGTTCGGCACGGTGGTCGGCCAGAGCATCTCGGGTGCGGTGGCGGGCCAGATGTCGGTCGATCAGGCGCTGGCAGCGGGCAACGCAACGGCCGACCGCGCCGTGAAGCAGGCGGGCTATCAGAAGTGA
- a CDS encoding ABC transporter ATP-binding protein, translating to MNTPRRQASSGTTPVLELDRVTLELGDRTILRDTSFTINQGEFIGVLGPNGAGKTTLMRSVLGLVPAAGGTVRVLGQPVVRGNPSIGYMPQTRSALAGRRVRGRDFVAMAADGHRWGLPHADAKARADVDRVLDLVDGSALAARPLSELSGGERQRLLLAQCLLGNPRLLLLDEPLISLDPHHQKTVVELVKRVQQELGIAVLFSAHELNPLLHALDRVLYLGNGVAALGTVDEVITKPVLSRLYGSTIDVMRVNGRIFVMSGDFDVEKHDHEHEDDDHQHGEPHGHGHSHGPKEAHHHASRDGHTHDV from the coding sequence ATGAACACGCCTCGCCGCCAGGCATCGTCGGGCACGACCCCCGTGCTCGAACTCGATCGCGTGACGCTCGAACTCGGCGACCGAACGATCCTGCGCGACACCAGCTTCACGATCAACCAGGGCGAATTCATCGGCGTGCTCGGGCCCAACGGCGCGGGCAAGACGACCCTGATGCGCTCGGTGCTCGGCCTCGTGCCGGCGGCGGGCGGTACGGTGCGCGTGCTCGGCCAGCCCGTCGTGCGCGGCAATCCGTCAATCGGCTATATGCCGCAGACGCGCAGCGCGCTCGCCGGCCGGCGCGTGCGCGGTCGCGACTTCGTGGCGATGGCTGCGGACGGGCATCGATGGGGCTTGCCGCATGCCGACGCCAAGGCGCGCGCCGATGTCGACCGTGTGCTGGACCTGGTTGACGGCAGCGCGCTGGCTGCACGTCCGCTGTCAGAGCTGTCGGGCGGCGAGCGCCAACGGCTGCTGCTCGCGCAATGCCTGCTCGGCAATCCGCGTCTGCTGCTGCTCGACGAACCGCTGATCAGCCTCGATCCGCATCATCAGAAAACCGTCGTCGAACTGGTCAAGCGTGTGCAGCAGGAACTCGGCATCGCCGTGCTGTTCTCGGCGCACGAACTCAATCCGCTGCTGCATGCGCTCGACCGCGTGCTGTATCTGGGCAATGGCGTGGCGGCGCTCGGCACCGTCGATGAAGTGATCACGAAGCCGGTGCTCTCGCGCCTTTACGGTTCGACCATCGATGTGATGCGCGTGAACGGCCGCATCTTCGTGATGTCGGGCGATTTCGATGTCGAAAAGCACGATCACGAACACGAAGACGACGACCATCAACACGGCGAGCCGCACGGCCACGGGCATTCGCATGGCCCGAAAGAAGCCCACCACCACGCCTCACGCGACGGACACACGCACGATGTTTGA
- a CDS encoding carbohydrate ABC transporter permease, with amino-acid sequence MRQHLRLPLMHAEPQTEHEREERKAAHARWLVSPSVGVLVLWMAIPLAMTIWFSFSRYNLLNPDEKGFTGLDNYKYLASDPAFGPSIAHTLELIVAVLVITVVGGVLLAVLFDRKFYGQGIARLLAIAPFFVMPTVSALIWKNMILHPVYGLVADGMRAVGLAPVDWFADYPLTSVIIIVAWQWLPFAFLILFTAIQSLDQEQKEAAKIDGAGPFAMFFFITLPHLKRAIAVVVMMETIFLLSIFAEIYTTTGGGPGNATTNLSYLIYALGLQQFDVGLASAGGILAVVLANIVSFFLVRMLAKNLKGEYEK; translated from the coding sequence ATGCGTCAACACTTGCGTCTACCCCTCATGCATGCCGAACCCCAGACCGAACACGAGCGCGAAGAGCGCAAGGCCGCGCATGCGCGCTGGCTGGTGAGCCCATCCGTCGGCGTCCTCGTCCTGTGGATGGCCATTCCACTCGCGATGACGATCTGGTTTTCGTTCTCGCGCTACAACCTGCTGAACCCCGATGAAAAGGGCTTCACGGGGCTCGATAACTACAAGTACCTCGCCAGCGACCCGGCCTTCGGTCCGTCGATCGCCCATACGCTGGAATTGATCGTCGCCGTGCTGGTCATCACCGTGGTCGGCGGCGTGCTGCTCGCGGTGCTGTTCGACCGCAAGTTCTACGGGCAGGGTATCGCGCGGTTACTCGCGATCGCGCCGTTCTTCGTGATGCCGACTGTCTCCGCGCTGATCTGGAAGAACATGATCCTGCACCCGGTGTACGGGCTGGTGGCGGACGGCATGCGTGCCGTCGGGCTCGCGCCGGTCGACTGGTTCGCGGATTATCCATTGACATCCGTGATCATCATCGTCGCGTGGCAGTGGTTGCCGTTCGCGTTCCTGATTCTCTTCACCGCGATCCAGTCGCTCGACCAGGAGCAGAAGGAAGCAGCGAAGATCGACGGCGCCGGCCCGTTCGCGATGTTCTTCTTCATCACGCTGCCGCACCTGAAGCGTGCGATCGCTGTCGTCGTGATGATGGAAACCATTTTCCTGCTGTCGATCTTCGCCGAAATCTACACGACGACGGGCGGCGGTCCAGGCAACGCGACCACCAACCTGTCGTACCTGATCTATGCGCTCGGCCTGCAACAGTTCGACGTCGGCCTTGCATCCGCAGGCGGGATTCTCGCCGTGGTGCTCGCGAATATCGTGTCGTTCTTCCTCGTGCGCATGCTCGCGAAGAACCTGAAAGGGGAGTACGAAAAATGA